GTCATCCTCAtatactcgctgctaaatgagctaatggcggagaaacaactcaccgtcataagtggctatgctaactagccttagcattcacagcaGACCATGCTAGCTAGCCTAGCATTCTGAATAGGCCATGCTAGCTAGCCTAGCATTCACAGCAGGCCATCAATCATAATGTGAAATTGTTGGCAGCTGGATGACCTTCAACCCCTGAACTCtttgtttaatttccctttgggctCAATAAAAAATCTTCCTCTCTGGTTGTGTTTCAGCTTCGGTTCCCCAGTTCACCAATTCCCCGACCATGATAGTGATGGTCGGCCTGCCGGCTCGGGGCAAAACCTACATCTCCAAGAAGCTGACCAGGTACCTGAACTGGATCGGGGTGTCGACCAAAGGTACTGGCTGGCTGCCTGGGGTCCAACTGGGTTTACATCTTACTGCCTTCAGCGTTGCTGTAGCGTTTTCCTTCAGCCACTGAAAACCCATTTTCCTTAATTATTACTTTTGACCCCTGATGTCTGTCATTTGTCTGGATTACAGCTGGCAGAAAGAgcaaattttcaagtttttggaaattttctgaatttcaaacattgaaaatgttaaacttttagggtttctaaatgtttttccaaactttctgaaattaatctaaaaatgtttgagtcttttcttgcaaatatttgacTTCTGAAACTCAGAAGTGTCTTGTTGGAAATTTCAACTTTtagaactgaacattttttgcctgttttcttcCTAGAAAAATTGtaagattaatctgaaaatctgagttttttcttggaaattttagattttttgaaatcagaaattttttatttttttctagaaaatttctgaaagtaacataaaaaggtttttttatgcATATCTTCAACTTATGAAgcttagaaatgttttatagaaaatttttgatccatccatccatccatccatccattttctgttcacccttgtccctaatggggtcgggaggtgctggtgcccatctccagctacaaATTTTTGAtattaatctaatttagtttttcttcttgtgaatttttgaggtttttcttacttttctttattaaataatttagcagcatAAATGGTTTTTGAATTGTACTTCTTGTGTCGATATTGTTTTCAGTTCAAgagcaattaattgattacagATTCTGAAATTAAGAtgtctaaacattttaaacattaaaatcctTGTGTAACTTTActgttttttgctgttttagtgTTTAATGTTGGGCAGTACAGAAGAGAAGCAACCCGCTCCTACAACAGCTACGAGTTTTTTAAACCCGACAACGCAGAAGCCATGAAGATACGCAAGTACGAGCCTTAAGGCAGAAAACAGTTCAAGAAAATATTACTCCTAAGATTATCATctcatttaataaaatcttcagTTTGGGACAATTCAGCTGAAAATCCCACCGGTTACTGAAACATTTATCAATGGCCTGAAATTTCatgatatttaatttttttattttatttcttaatgtttttatattgttttttaatattttttatgtttctttattttatttcttaatgtttttatattgttttttatggtttttaaatattttttatgtttctttattttatttcttaatgtttttatattgttttttatggtttttaaatattttttatgtttctttattttatttcttaatgtttttatattgttttttatggtttttaaatattttttatgtttctttattttatttcttaatgtttttatattgttttttatggtttttaaatattttttatgtttctttattttatttcttaatgtttttatattgttttttatggtttttaaatattttttatgtttctttattttatttcttaatgtttttatattgttttttatggtttttaaatattttttatgtttctttattttatttcttaatgtttttatattgttttttatggtttttaaatattttttatgtttctttattttattttttaatgttttttgtgttgttttgaatgttttgtgtttacttgCAGCGCCTGTGTGAACACGGCCCTGCAGGATGTGTGTGACTACCTGACCAGAGACCAAGGTCAGGTCGCGGTGagtaaaggtcaaaggttatccAAAACTGCAGCTTGAAACAGGAgcgatttaaagagacaggatgCAAATATGGAGGAAGTTCACCTGAAACTGATCCATCCATCCTAagatttttaattagtttaaatTACCCAAATAATTGAATCAGACATTCTTCTGGTTAATGGatgataaatgtttattaatgttgAGCTTGAAAACATTTACCAATATTTATTATTGGTAAAAGTCCTGATTTTGTTCTGCCAGGTTTTTGATGCCACCAACACGACGCCGGAGCGCAGAGAGGTCATCCTCAACTTCAGCAAAGAAAATGGTTACAAAGTtggtttttaatttgctttccTGCTGTAAAACGTAGaaatctgtcagaaacataGAGCTACAGTTTCCATCGTCTCCCTGgttcaggttttctttgtggAGTCGATATGCGACGATCCCGAAATCATTgctgaaaatattaaagtaagTTACTGTGATGTAAGATTTTACaacgataaacgataatattgttgttttttagcatATCTGGTGGTAATGTTGTGATAATgactaaaaaacattattagttttttatgtaattCTGTGGATTTGAATGCATGACAGTGTTTATTCTGGAAACCCATGACAATCTGAAATAAGCTTTccttaaagaaatgtgatttatgtcactgaactgcacacagtaactgcatttaatcatatttttgaattttctgaTATTCACTGATGCTCTTGTTGAACAATCAGTGAATAGtaaaagcagatttgttttttatttcatgttattaatttgaatttatcaaggtaataaaaatcagaattatatatttttcacaatagTTAAAAGATGCGATAAATGTCCGCtcccattttcaagtaaaatagTATTAATGTCATAATAAAGAGTAGTAAagcttaattttgttttaatatccaaattaaaacacatgcaaaaatgaaagagagaatAAAAACCACAGACAACCaaaaccctaaataaaatagattatgaagtttgtaagcaaaaatattaatcttcaGATTGAAACTTATGgagctaattttaatttgtgatgtgattaactgattatttaCTTACCGGCTGGCCTCACACACTAAAGTCGTTGTTTTCTGTTGGTAAACAGCAAGTGAAGCTTTCGAGTCCCGACTACGTAGACTGTGACAAAGAAGAAGCTGTTGCAGATTTCCTGAAGAGGATCGAGTGTTACAAGATGACCTACGTTCCCCTGGATGACAGCAAAGACCGGTAACCGATACCGATACTGATACCGATACCGCTAACTAAACATACAGCATCAGGCTAAATATTCAGCTCCTTAAATAGCCTGAAGCTAAATATGTAACGCCTAAATATTTAGAGGACAAATATTCATAATAATAgcttcaataaatattaattgaagcttaacatttagatgctaaatatttagcttactaacaaaacatttaggttAGTtagcagctaaatatttagctggtaAACTAAATTtgcaaactgaatatttaacgAGCGTAGAGCTAAATATCTAACTTGGAGCTAAATATAAAGCTGTACAACTAGATATGTAGTTGGTAAACTACATATCTATAAATAGATATGtagtttatattatatttagtttggagctaaatatttagttagttgTAAATTATATATGTAGTTtgccaattaaatatttagtttaaacatttaagattaatgaataatgtaaaaatattagcttAAACAATTAaccccattttttttctctgatgctaaataatctaaattataGATGTTAATGTTTTACTGTATCTTTACTAATGGCACTCCATATTAAAGGCTAAATGACATAAACGAGCTTCATGCGTTTAGTTACTGCTGGTCTCCCCGTTTCTCTCTGCAGGAGTTTATCGTACATTAAAATCTTCAACGTGGGCAGCCGGTACCTGGTGAACCGGGTCCAGGACCACATTCAGAGCCGGATCGTCTACTACCTCATGAACATCCACGTCGCGCCCAGATCCATCTACCTGTCCCGGCACGGCGAGAGCGAGCTCAACCTGGTGGGGCGCATCGGGGGAGACTCCGGCCTGTCCCACCGGGGGGCAAAGGTCAGGCCAGCGGTGCATCGTGCTACTGAACATTTtaccaaacaaaacagaaccagagtCCAAGTTTAAGATGATCAGTTTGAGACGAAAGCTCAGGTCAAAGGTGAATCCTGTCATGCAGAGTGCTGGGTGCTGATGTTTAtgtttgcagcagcagctgcagcactcCTAGTTTCACTGCAGAGCAAAGTCCAGCGATAACAAAATCACTCAGATagcaaaacaactcaaacagATATccatcaataatcaataaaacaacacatGCAGGAAGAACACTGATAAGAGCTCTTAAAATTAtcatatagaatagaatagaatagaatcaGATGTAAaggttcaaataaataaaaaatatttacctaaCAAGATATGTAGTTGATAAACAACTAAATAtgtagctccaaactaaatatttagtttaccaACACAATTCTGAGTtgttaaatagatatttaactaaatacttagttagtatttaaaaactaaatatttagtttaccagctacattttcattttataaataaatatttaactgaatatttagctgtGAATGTAAGTATTTAGTTCCTAAGCTAATATTTAGTTCAGCAACTAAATATtaggaactaaatatttaatttacaatgtaaatatttaacttaccAATTAATTATGTACCTCCATACGAAATAGTTAGTATTCCAACCAAATTTGTAgttggtaaataaaaaattagctaAGAAGTTCAATAGTTAGTTTACCAACTAATTATGTAGCTTCAAACTAGATACTTAGTTTATCAACTcaattttagtttgaaaaactgaaatatttagctaaatgcTTAGCTAACTTAGCTAGGAACCTTAATATTTAATTgctaaactaaacatttatattattggtaagctaaatgtttagcttacCAAGTAATTATGTAGCtccagactaaatatttaattgagaaaatacatttttagtaaCTAGATGCATATTTAGCTAGGAAGAGAAATATTTAGTTGctaaattaaaagtttagttttagtttctgcGTCTCACTGCTCTCAGTTCGCCGCCGCGCTGGGCGCCTACATGCGCGGGCAGAGCATCAGGGACCTGAAGGTTTGGACGAGCCACATGAAGAGAACCATCCAGACCGCCGAGGCGCTGCAGGTCCAGTACGAGCAGTGGAAGGCCCTCAACGAGATCGACGCTGTGAGCCACAAAACCGACCCGCCGCCACATTCATAAGCATGGTTCAAACTCTGATGTGATTCCAACGGCTTCTCCTCGTTACATGATAACCTCACATGGAAATACCATTTACCCAGCAGAAcatattcatgttttcattctctGATCAGGGAGTTTGTGAGGAAATGACTTATGAGGAGATTCAGGAGCATTACCCAGAGGAGTTCGCTCTGAGGGATCAGGACAAATATCGGTACCGGTACCCCAAAGGAGAGGTGAGTCTGAAAAAAGCTACGGCAAGCCCAAAACGTCTCCCAGATTATTCACAAATCCAGAGTAAAGAAGTTTGTGTTAACGCCAGCAGGAAAGACAGAGAAGCAACTGATGCTGGAAGAAttgaaaggaaggaaaaagatcTGACATTTGAGATAATCagggtttaaaaaataattcagacgCTTCCACAAAGTACGAATAATAATCAGTCTGTCCACGAAAAACTCTCTTCGTTTGTAACTTAATTAGTTTCTGCAAGTAGTGAAGGATCCGAGTCGTCAAGGTATAAAGGGAGAGTTCaagtggaaaaaaggaaaagagaaaaacaaaagagaagaaaatagagaaaaaatgaaaaaataaaacggaagaaaggaaacattaaaacagaaaaaatgggGGAGAAATATTAGTTTCACATCTACTCTACAAATTTGTAGATTAGTCTCCATAGACATTAAAATCTATTAATGTCAAcggtttgttttaataaattctgattttaataatttcatattCCAAAACATTTACTGTCGATCAAAACAGCCTTTATATGCCAGTGATGATACGACTGTTATTTAAGGAAACCGTTCCAGTGACGTGTCCAGTTGACTCACTGTATTCTGATCCTGTACAGAATGacaataatgtcaaaaaaaaaaagtctgaagtcCTTTTTCTCAGCTTGACAGACATGAGAACGTTGATCATTGGTGAGTTTAACCCTGTAAATCTGACCTGGATCAGGTGACTGTTTGACCTTTGCCCTCCAGTCGTACGAGGACCTGGTCCAGCGTCTGGAGCCCGTCATCATGGAGCTGGAGAGGCAGGAGAACGTCCTGGTCATCTGTCACCAGGCGGTTATGAGATGTCTGCTGGCCTACTTCCTGGACAAGAGTgcaagtgagaaaaaaaacatctttattttaccaaaaatattccactagctgcgtttccattagccat
This genomic window from Xiphophorus couchianus chromosome 24, X_couchianus-1.0, whole genome shotgun sequence contains:
- the LOC114140284 gene encoding 6-phosphofructo-2-kinase/fructose-2,6-bisphosphatase-like isoform X2, coding for MLRFQRPHASVPQFTNSPTMIVMVGLPARGKTYISKKLTRYLNWIGVSTKVFNVGQYRREATRSYNSYEFFKPDNAEAMKIRNACVNTALQDVCDYLTRDQGQVAVFDATNTTPERREVILNFSKENGYKVFFVESICDDPEIIAENIKQVKLSSPDYVDCDKEEAVADFLKRIECYKMTYVPLDDSKDRSLSYIKIFNVGSRYLVNRVQDHIQSRIVYYLMNIHVAPRSIYLSRHGESELNLVGRIGGDSGLSHRGAKFAAALGAYMRGQSIRDLKVWTSHMKRTIQTAEALQVQYEQWKALNEIDAGVCEEMTYEEIQEHYPEEFALRDQDKYRYRYPKGESYEDLVQRLEPVIMELERQENVLVICHQAVMRCLLAYFLDKSASELPYLKCPLHTVLKLTPVAYGCKVESVFLNIEAVNTHRDRPENVDVDRDPEEALETVPEHI
- the LOC114140284 gene encoding 6-phosphofructo-2-kinase/fructose-2,6-bisphosphatase-like isoform X1, whose amino-acid sequence is MSQNQATLTRTPLEKTWVPWMGSRLSKRRGSSVPQFTNSPTMIVMVGLPARGKTYISKKLTRYLNWIGVSTKVFNVGQYRREATRSYNSYEFFKPDNAEAMKIRNACVNTALQDVCDYLTRDQGQVAVFDATNTTPERREVILNFSKENGYKVFFVESICDDPEIIAENIKQVKLSSPDYVDCDKEEAVADFLKRIECYKMTYVPLDDSKDRSLSYIKIFNVGSRYLVNRVQDHIQSRIVYYLMNIHVAPRSIYLSRHGESELNLVGRIGGDSGLSHRGAKFAAALGAYMRGQSIRDLKVWTSHMKRTIQTAEALQVQYEQWKALNEIDAGVCEEMTYEEIQEHYPEEFALRDQDKYRYRYPKGESYEDLVQRLEPVIMELERQENVLVICHQAVMRCLLAYFLDKSASELPYLKCPLHTVLKLTPVAYGCKVESVFLNIEAVNTHRDRPENVDVDRDPEEALETVPEHI